Below is a genomic region from Miscanthus floridulus cultivar M001 chromosome 1, ASM1932011v1, whole genome shotgun sequence.
CAAACCAGCGGAGTGCAGTGTGCAGAACCAGTAAAAAATTGGACCTCGCGCCAATAATTGCTACCACCCTCATCCCAAATTATAGGTCGTGTTTGGTGTTGGCTTTTTCTAGGTGCTTAGCTTTTATCATTCACCTATAATAAAATTTAAGtatctagaaaaataaaaaaagactTATAaattggaacggagagagtagtTTGCTACACCGACCAACTCCGATTCCATCAGCTATTGTAGTTGTAGAGTAAGCTAATTTCTTCCTGACATCCTATGGCACATGCTGCACAATTCATGTTTCATGAATATATATCTACAAAAAAATTGTTACACCCGCAGAGTTGCTGCAGCTAATTGTACAATTTACATAAACCCCTGGAGTGATGGATGGGCAAAGCAGCTTTGCAAGGTCTATGGGGTTGCTATCTGGAGTTGTCCTGAAAGGAAGTCAGGAAGTTATCAGTGTTTACACGATAATACAAGAATGGCAAATGTTGAAATGGTTCGGACTTAATGCTTGATATATTTTACCTTCGAAGCAGCTGGTGTGGAGGTACTATCAGAATTCCTTGCCTCTGACTTTTCGTTTGAGTAACTGGCAAGAAGCCAACAGATTACACGTAAAGTTCGAACGATAAGTTTAGTCACAATAATTAAGGGATATTAGAAAAAGATGATGATACTCACGTCGACAGTATTGTAACCCAGACAAGCTCCACACAGTCGACCCATAGAAGTCTTTGCTCAACAGGAACCACACCATATGTAATTAAGTGCGCAAAAGGCCACAATTTCCATCCAGCCTGCAACAATCCAAACAATGTTTCAACTTTGTCGGAACAGGAAATATGACAGATAAAATAGCTAGTAGTGGTATTACAAATATTTGCAACAACATCATCAAGAGACAGGTATGTTATTGTTATGCCCTGCTGTGTATTCAGTTGAAAACCTCCATAATAATGAAGTGAGGGAGGGTAGTAGCACAGGCATAGAATGATGAAGAGTTACTAAATGTAGTGCTAAAACATTGGAAAAGCAATAAGGATGGTTCAGTACACATGGTTATGCTATTCGCactttataagccgtactttttcagccaacgaacagtatttttctctcacgccaaatcagccaacagtactttcagccatgtcttatcagccaaacaagtccaaacgaacagggcgatcgTTCACCATGATCTATTTAAGTTCTGTTATAGCTATGAGTTATTATGCTACATGTTATGTCTATAAAAGTCATCATTCTTTGCCTAGAGCCAGGCGCAAATATAGGAGTATACACGTACCACTATCAATGGAGCAGACTTTCAAAGGTCCGACAATTAATGCCAAGGATATGGATAGTCTCAAATGAATAATTCATGTAATTAAGACTCAAGTTGCCAATATGTATAACAGTATGCCCGTGGGTTGTTCATAATGACAGTGAAAATAAGAAGCAGAACTCTTATGTTTAATGCTTGCCCAATTCCTACCCTGCGAACTGATTAAACTTATTCAGGGAAGATGAATCCTTACGGTAAGCATAGGCCAGAACGTGGATTTGAGCTCGCTGTAGATAGTGGTAGGTGATTCCAACCGAAGGAAACCCAAGACCACAAAGTAGATACTGTTCCAGATTGCAGACCAGATGGTCTGATCGAATGCAACCTTTGCAGGGACAACCCACCAATCCTTGAATGGGAACAGTGCCTGTAAACATAACAAAATTATGTACTCCATCAGGTCTGCCTTAGACAGCATGTTAGCTCTCCAAATCTGTTAAAAAATTAAAATGATATTCATATAGATGTGCCGATTAGTTGGCCTCTATCTGGGACCCCTCTTTTATTAAGTTGTATGCATCAACTTAAGAGCTCTATCTGATGCTGCTATGTGCCGGTTAGTTTACCCCTAAAGCTAAAAGTCAGACTGATGGGAAAAGTTGGACAAATCACTTATACTTCTACACCTTAAATTAAAACCCGTTTTATTTGTTTTGTCAATTCATCAACTTAAGAATTTTATTAATTTTTTCGCGTGGTTGAAATACGCTCCACACGGACAAATTTTACTAGAATGTACAAGCACAAGATAGCTATGCAGGTCATGTAACGACGGTTACCTCACAGATATGGTAGTAGTAATGTGAAAGTGACCCATGAAGCGTGAACCCAACAAGACCAGACCGGAACATCCGAGCACGGTCGAAATCGAATATCGGCTTGCCTTCGTAGCACTGCAAGCATAAGCAGCAGCGAAAACAACGGCCGAGTCAGTAATCGCACTAATGCTTGTCTTAATGAGTAGTGGTAGAGCGGCTGCGGAAATTGAAGCGTGAAGGCACCTGTGCAATCCAGTCACCAAGGGAGTAGACGACGCCACTGATCATCATCTTGGCTAGAACCGGGTTGGCTTTGAGGGCCTCCTCGTATGCGGACCAGTTGTGCTCCGGCATGTAGCGCAGGATCTCGAAGATCGTCCACCCCTGTACCAGCAAACCAAATCAATACGACCCCCGGTACATGGCTCCGAACCAATCAGGAATTCATTAATTAAATCTGAAAGGGGATGAAGAAACAGAGGGGACTCACATGCCAGTAGTCCTGGTCGACGGTGAGCAGCTTGGTGAGCGCGTAGGTGCTGGCCCCGAGCACGATGGCCGTGTTGATGCCCCGGTCCAGCATCTtgttgccatcgccaccgccggAGGCCCCGGACCCGGAGCCCGACCCGCCGCCGGTGAAGCCCCCGCCGACGTCGCCCTGGAAGGCGAGCCCTCCGATGTCGAGCTGGCTTCCCCCAAGCGGCGGCTCGTCCCGCTGCTCCTCCAGCCTCCCGGGCACCGCCGCCTCCCCCTCGGCCCCCGGGCCAGGCAGCACGTCCGCCTCGTCCCCCGCCGCGGCGACCCGCACCCGCAGGGCGGCGCGCCGGAGCCGCCTGGCCGGCCTCGAAGGGAGCCGAAGGAGAGACGGTGCGgcggaggaggggagggggagcAGCCGCCGCCTGGAGGCGGGGGACGGGGAGGCCACTGTCGCCACGGACGCCGACGCCATCGCCCGCGCCCGCTCCTCGGCTCGCTACCCGATCACAGGCGCGCTGACGCGCGTTCCGCCTCTCTTCCCTCAcggccgcgcgcgcgcgccgctttTAATCCGCGGCGGCTGCCTGTGGAGTGTGGATCTGGAGCGGGAGGGGCCTACTGTTGCTGGCCCTGTGGACGTGAGCCGCGCTTGCTCGCTCGCCTGAGACTGAGGGATCGGTTGCCGTCTTTGGCTCTTGCGGAGGAGAGGAGGGTGAGATATGGTGGGAGGGGAGGGTGGAATTTGGGGGAGAGACGTGAGCCACTTGTCTCAGCCGGCTGTGGGCCAGCACGGAAGATTCCagtgggcgagagagagagagagagagagagagagagagagagagagagatatatatatatatatatatatatatatatatatatatatatatatatatatatatatatatatatatatatatatatatatatatatatatatatataaacttatttgtagccactttgagttacgataattactatgttaatttacgagattatagtaactccttactaagtggtttactataatgttatggtaaaaatccccatgtgttatagtaacccaactatcgtaaatatgtattgacattatcgtaaattagtatataaaattatcgtaaatagaggtggctacagaataacttattttgtagctggctatatatatatatatatatatatatatatatatatatatatatatatatatatatatatatttgctgTAGTCGTATAAAATCATTTCAGTTACTTTTCTGAGCTGACATTTTATTTAGGCGTGTATATTCTTCCCGTATTGTGGCTATAAACTTTTTTTAGAAGATTGACAAAATTATCAGCTAGAGACGGTAATTTCTTTAACATCAATATGCATACTCACACCTACCAACACTTAACACCGATGTTAAATTAGTCCAAGGTATTTTTCCACTCCTGTGAGTAGTTACTTCTATCTTCAGCAAACCACATTGTGTGACTGTGTGTATGAATTCAGCAATGTTATTTAAAAGATGTCTATATGAGTATATGTATGACCGTGTGTATAATTGTTTATTGTCTATGTCAAATTGTGTAAATATGTTGATGCCTCGAATTGCACTTAAAATTTATATAAAGATTATAATTTTATATGTATATTTCCTACAATAGTGCAAATAGTTTAAACCATCTAGACGCTAAACAGAGGGTGGTTGGCCATTTAGGGTTTAGTGTTTAGCGTGTAGGATAGCACTGCTTTAATCAAGATTAAagtatgtattattgcatgttaAACAAATTATCGTTCCAGGTCTCATTTGGTACGGCTCCACTTCACCAATGAAGccgttatttttttttgtttcagctCCATAAACAACTATATCCATAGAGTTTGGAGCCGTTTTGTTAAACCGTTTGGCAAATCAGCTCTACATGTAGAGTTTTTTAAAACATGCTCTCATGAAACCCTATACAGAGCCTACCAGGGCGAGGCGAAGCTACTATTTTTTTACTCCACCCTCCACATATCCTTTCCGAGAGCATAACTTAAGGGGTTCTTTAGGTGAGAAGTCGTTTGGTTTTATCCTATTTGGCATAAAACAGCTACAAACGGCATTCAGGAGCTGATGGAGAAACCGTACCAAACGGACGTGGGGTTGCGTTTTTCCTTACCGGGTGACAACTAAACCCTTACTGGCCCATCATAACATAGCCCCCTCTACCCTACATGGCGCAGATAGAAAGTCCGGCCTGCTTGTTCTCCAAATGCATCTCCCACATGTTTTTCTCCCTCGGGAGTTCAGACTAGTGCGTTATCTATTTCTTTCATCATCCAACCCATCCTTCCGATAATGTTTTGGCCTGTCTCAGTGGTTAATCTTTCtcgaaaccacgggcaccagctagAGTGCGAAGAGGCGGCGCGGCGAGTTCAGACGCGGAGGGCGCCATCCATCTAATCTTGCGTGTCAAACAACAGCTTCTCCGCACAAGATACTCAGACAAACACAGCCCGCCGTGCATGCGAGCGACCGGAACCCCCGGTCCGACTCTGGAAGCGCACCTCCTCCACACGGATGaaagtcggcggcggcggcggcggcacccgtTCCGCTCCCATGAACCCACCCGCGACCGACTTGGCCGCCCGTGATCCACACGTCATGTGCCGGCCGATTCGCGACTTGTGGACGAGAAATCACTGCGTACGCCGTACGTCTACGTGGCTACGTCCTGCCGGCATCGGCAAAGGACTCGTCTGCTCGTTCTAGCATTGACCGGGCTGCTGCCTGGCTGCCAATGGTAAAATGCTCGCCTCTCGCGactgaaaaaaaaagagaaggccAATGCCCGGGTTTAATTCTTTACGAGTATACGCGCGGCTGTTGCTTTCGTGGAGGTGTTGGCCGTGTTCTCTTCCTGCCGGGAGAAGAAATAGTGGCGTCCAGCTCGACACCTCCACGCCTCAATGCCATGGGGAAACCACTGGTTCTGATTTGATCCAATATATCTACCAGTCAAATAGAGGCAGTAGAACACAGCCACATCAAAATTCAACGGTAATGCTGAGGAGCGGACGTCCAGCCGACCAGACACCACGCGCCCACTTCCGCCTCGCTACTACCGTGTTTTCCACTCCGCCTTGCTGCTGCCCCCTCCACAAGACTGACCTTGATCTCCTCGCTGCGCGCAGCCGTGATACCCACACCGACTGCCGAGCCGGCGCTCCCAATGTCCTTCTTCTGTGTCCCGTCCCCGCTCCTCTCCAAGCCGCTCCCCGCGCGTCACACACTCCGCCTCCCCCGTGCCCTCAGTCCTCCCACCATGCCTATCCTTCCTCCTGCGCCCGCGTTGCGGGCCCCGAGCGCTCTCCATCTCCATCTTCGTCCTGGGCCCACTTCCTCCGTGGCGTCGCGACTCCATCCTCCTTTTGCACGGCGACCTAACGCCGGATCCGTTGTGTAACGCTTTAGTGCTCCGCCCGCCCACCCACCTGCCAGGGTTTGCTAAAAgcgtatgttttcaagtgtttcaaatgtttcatatgaatattgcaagcgtttcatatgaatgttgcaaaagtagatcaagatgttgcatatgttgcaatagctttacacatatgttgcgagcgtctgtttcaaatgttttatttctttttttaatgtatgttgcaagtgtgtttatttggaagttgcatatgtttcacacatatgttacaagtgctttatctggatgttgcatatgttttgcaatggctttttAAGTGTTTTTAGTATTTTTTTGGAAGTGtgtcagacgcatgtttcaagtgtttcatatgtcttcagacatatgttgcaaatatttcatctggatgtttcaaaagtagattgaggtgttgcacatgttgcaataacGTCGGTGTCTTGTGGACAGCGACCTGCCGTAGGGCTTCGGCTCCTACCTCGCGCGGCACGCCttgccctctcctctcctctcctctcccctccctTCTCTTCCCTCTATCTTGCCGCGACAGTTAGAGCTTGTGCAGGGAAACAGAGGGGCGCGTACGGCCCCACATGTGGGTGGACGGGGTGAGTCATCCGAGCGCATGCATGTTCTAGCTTAAAtagaagagttaaatgcaccagagatccattaacttgtgaggaagtttcagttgagtccatcaactttcaaagtggctttgtgggtccataaacttttaaaatggttcactgcagtccatacctatttatttaaccttaaatttaAAGCATatttgtagaaaaccccttcCCACACGCATGCAGGTGCATGCATGGCTCCCAGCGCCCTCCTCCAGCCGCCGCCGTGCCCCCAA
It encodes:
- the LOC136483302 gene encoding uncharacterized protein; this encodes MASASVATVASPSPASRRRLLPLPSSAAPSLLRLPSRPARRLRRAALRVRVAAAGDEADVLPGPGAEGEAAVPGRLEEQRDEPPLGGSQLDIGGLAFQGDVGGGFTGGGSGSGSGASGGGDGNKMLDRGINTAIVLGASTYALTKLLTVDQDYWHGWTIFEILRYMPEHNWSAYEEALKANPVLAKMMISGVVYSLGDWIAQCYEGKPIFDFDRARMFRSGLVGFTLHGSLSHYYYHICEALFPFKDWWVVPAKVAFDQTIWSAIWNSIYFVVLGFLRLESPTTIYSELKSTFWPMLTAGWKLWPFAHLITYGVVPVEQRLLWVDCVELVWVTILSTYSNEKSEARNSDSTSTPAASKDNSR